The following coding sequences lie in one Biomphalaria glabrata chromosome 18, xgBioGlab47.1, whole genome shotgun sequence genomic window:
- the LOC129923958 gene encoding uncharacterized protein LOC129923958: MSPRATTILNPLVPSFINTSRTSAPSVDELKCWIKGNPMKNKNVYVLTDPEERDDRRFIVKENVFTDDRKFHNNKLLQGLKHEYLISYYGYIEESNLILTFFDYMPAGSLQDLYKQQGQIQESKCFNYAEQILEGLQYLHSRRIAHMNIRCETIVFETEDKLRIAGLSHVIIGRKRISSADYGKERWTAPEVFNEAYGHGFYDYQSDIWSLGCTIVEMLTAACPYAYEKYLPSVVITIGNGIPPETGRSLSTRMKNLLQNTLCADPSKRTEASEILKILRDVDGDIYLPVDRIPSTSQV; encoded by the exons ATGTCACCTAGAGCAACAACAA TTTTAAACCCACTAGTACCATCATTCATAAACACAAGCA GAACATCTGCTCCTTCGGTCGATGAACTTAAATGTTGGATAAAAGGGAAcccaatgaaaaacaaaaatgtttatgtaCTGACGGATCCTGAAGAACGTGACGACAGAAGGTTTATTGTAAAAGAGAATGTCTTTACAGATGACAGAAag TTTCATAACAATAAACTGTTACAAGGTTTGAAACATGAATACTTGATCTCCTACTATGGTTACATTGAGGAGTCTAACTTGATATTAACATTCTTCGACTATATGCCAGCT GGTTCCCTTCAAGACTTGTACAAACAACAAGGACAAATACAAGAATCTAAATGCTTTAATTATGCTGAACAAATTTTGGAAGGACTACAGTATCTGCATTCCAGAAGAATTGCCCACATGAATATTAGAT GTGAAACAATTGTATTTGAAACAGAAGACAAACTACGAATCGCTGGATTATCTCACGTAATAATCGGGCGTAAAAGGATATCGTCTGCTGATTATGGCAAAGAAAGATGGACAGCACCGGAAGTCTTCAATGAAGCTTATGGTCATGGTTTCTATGATTACCAATCAGATATATG GAGTCTTGGTTGCACTATAGTGGAAATGTTGACAGCAGCATGTCCATATGCTTATGAGAAGTACCTGCCATCAGTAGTTATTACCATTGGAAATGGGATACCTCCAGAAACTGGACGAAGTCTGTCAACTAGGATGAAGAATCTACTTCAGAACACGTTATGTGCTGATCCGTCTAAAAGAACCGAGGCGTCAGAAATCCTTAAA ATTTTACGCGATGTTGATGGTGATATCTACCTACCAGTTGATAGGATTCCCAGTACGTCTCAGGTGTAA